One stretch of Halapricum desulfuricans DNA includes these proteins:
- a CDS encoding DUF7529 family protein: MAANSDGDENAWGRTLSTATEMAESMASEGWEVTTVRAAHVAPEPPAAGETDRFGFVYVAPGDVAADAESAIADGSFDAYEVFNRRLGSDLFTITRVTDVDRKVAVLLVGGVDMTHAGGLVAAVRERGEMYSHVQTLDGTRLGSFYHDDPTPFFPGEL; encoded by the coding sequence ATGGCAGCCAATTCTGACGGCGACGAGAACGCGTGGGGACGGACGCTCTCGACGGCGACCGAGATGGCCGAGTCGATGGCCTCCGAGGGCTGGGAGGTGACGACCGTGCGGGCGGCACACGTCGCACCCGAACCGCCCGCGGCGGGCGAGACCGACCGGTTCGGATTCGTCTACGTCGCTCCGGGCGACGTCGCGGCGGACGCCGAGTCGGCGATCGCCGACGGCTCTTTCGACGCCTACGAGGTCTTCAACCGACGGCTCGGCAGCGACCTGTTCACGATCACGAGGGTCACCGATGTCGACCGGAAGGTGGCCGTGTTGCTCGTCGGCGGCGTGGACATGACACACGCGGGTGGACTCGTGGCGGCTGTCCGCGAGCGCGGCGAGATGTATTCGCACGTCCAGACGCTCGACGGCACTCGCCTCGGGAGCTTCTATCACGACGATCCGACGCCGTTCTTCCCGGGGGAACTATGA
- the hisH gene encoding imidazole glycerol phosphate synthase subunit HisH — MSNTRATTASIVVVDYGLGNLRSVTRGLERAGADVEISDDPADFEAADGIVLPGVGAFSEGMDNAGPFRETLVELAADGKPLFGICLGMQMLLTTSEEAEHAGEGDVEGLDLIPGANRRFTGDRKIPHMGWNQLSVEREHPLVEGVDGEYAYFVHSYYADPEDPDAVVTTTDYGPEFASVVANEAGNVFGTQFHPEKSGETGLRILRNFVDYCAER, encoded by the coding sequence ATGAGCAACACGCGAGCGACCACGGCGTCGATCGTGGTGGTCGATTACGGACTGGGGAACCTCCGCAGCGTCACGCGGGGGCTCGAACGCGCCGGCGCCGACGTCGAGATCAGCGACGACCCCGCTGACTTCGAGGCCGCAGACGGGATCGTCCTGCCGGGTGTCGGGGCGTTCTCCGAGGGGATGGACAACGCCGGCCCGTTCCGTGAGACGCTGGTCGAACTCGCGGCGGACGGAAAACCCCTGTTCGGGATCTGTCTCGGCATGCAGATGCTCCTCACGACGAGCGAAGAGGCCGAACACGCCGGCGAGGGCGACGTCGAAGGGCTGGACCTGATCCCGGGGGCGAACCGTCGGTTCACCGGCGACCGCAAGATCCCGCACATGGGCTGGAACCAGCTGTCAGTCGAGCGCGAGCATCCCCTCGTCGAGGGCGTCGACGGGGAGTACGCCTACTTCGTCCACTCCTACTACGCCGATCCCGAGGACCCCGATGCCGTCGTGACGACGACCGACTACGGCCCCGAGTTCGCGAGCGTCGTCGCCAACGAGGCCGGCAACGTCTTCGGGACGCAGTTCCACCCGGAAAAGAGCGGAGAAACGGGACTGCGGATCTTGCGGAATTTCGTCGACTACTGTGCAGAGCGGTGA
- a CDS encoding inositol monophosphatase family protein produces MAITDLAREAAEAGATTAVDLFRTDLSVERKDGKTDYVTRADRQAQRQIVSTIRESDPESVIVGEENDARTDVPDDGRAWVIDPIDGTNNYVRGMRYWATSVAVVEDGEPIAAANVLPAVGDTYVAGRDGVRRNGESVSVSGRTDPETFTVAPTVWWDLDRRDEYAAAAEGIVTRFGDLVRLKSVHVALALVAAGSIEGVVTNVRPNPWDSIAGVHLVEQAGGRVTDIEGRDWHHDSRGLVASNGHDHEAMLAVAREADRLRERKGT; encoded by the coding sequence ATGGCGATTACGGACCTCGCTCGCGAGGCCGCCGAAGCCGGAGCGACGACCGCCGTCGACCTGTTTCGGACGGATCTCTCGGTCGAGCGCAAGGACGGCAAGACCGATTACGTGACCCGGGCCGACCGCCAGGCACAACGGCAGATCGTGTCGACGATCCGGGAGTCGGACCCGGAGAGTGTGATTGTCGGCGAGGAAAACGACGCCAGAACGGACGTGCCCGACGACGGGCGAGCCTGGGTGATCGATCCGATCGACGGGACGAACAACTACGTGCGCGGGATGCGCTACTGGGCGACGAGCGTCGCAGTCGTCGAGGACGGCGAGCCGATCGCGGCGGCGAACGTGCTGCCGGCGGTCGGCGACACCTACGTCGCCGGACGGGACGGGGTCCGTCGCAACGGCGAGTCGGTCTCCGTCTCGGGACGGACTGACCCGGAGACGTTCACCGTCGCCCCGACAGTGTGGTGGGACCTCGATCGCAGAGACGAGTACGCGGCGGCCGCCGAGGGGATCGTAACCCGGTTCGGTGACCTCGTCCGGCTGAAATCCGTTCACGTCGCGCTCGCTCTCGTCGCCGCCGGGTCGATCGAAGGGGTGGTCACCAACGTCCGGCCGAACCCGTGGGACTCCATCGCGGGCGTGCATCTGGTCGAGCAGGCCGGCGGACGGGTCACCGATATTGAGGGCCGGGACTGGCACCACGACAGTCGAGGACTTGTCGCCTCGAACGGACACGACCACGAGGCGATGTTGGCAGTAGCCCGCGAGGCCGACCGGCTGCGCGAACGGAAAGGAACTTGA
- the arsM gene encoding arsenite methyltransferase — protein sequence MTDDESAVRRLVRDRYADAASDECCGGAETSCCGDGDSGSDASDTASDADEIAREIGYDDESIETVEGEANLGLGCGNPTAIADLEPGETVLDLGSGGGFDCFLAAREVGPEGRVIGVDMTPEMIEKARANARENDAGNVSFRLGEIEHLPVADGVVDTIISNCVVNLSPAKDRVFEEAYRVLRPGGRLAITDPVRTDSLPEGVRGDPGALAGCISGAESPETITTLLEAAGFVDISVELDPDSREVIDEWHDEYDLGGSLLSARIEAEKPAE from the coding sequence ATGACAGACGACGAAAGCGCGGTTCGACGGCTGGTCCGGGATCGCTACGCCGACGCCGCGAGCGATGAATGCTGTGGCGGTGCTGAGACGTCGTGCTGTGGGGACGGCGACAGCGGCTCGGATGCCAGTGATACAGCCAGCGATGCCGACGAGATCGCCCGCGAGATCGGCTACGACGACGAGTCGATCGAGACCGTCGAGGGCGAGGCCAACCTCGGACTGGGCTGTGGCAACCCGACGGCGATCGCCGACCTCGAGCCGGGCGAGACAGTCCTCGATCTGGGCTCCGGCGGGGGTTTCGACTGCTTTCTGGCAGCCCGGGAAGTCGGTCCCGAAGGCAGGGTCATCGGCGTCGACATGACGCCGGAGATGATCGAGAAGGCCCGTGCGAACGCCCGAGAGAACGACGCCGGGAACGTCTCGTTTCGCCTGGGAGAGATCGAACACCTGCCGGTCGCCGACGGTGTCGTCGACACCATCATCTCAAACTGCGTGGTCAACCTCTCGCCGGCGAAAGACCGGGTGTTCGAGGAGGCTTATCGGGTCCTCCGGCCGGGCGGTCGGCTGGCGATAACCGATCCGGTCCGAACCGACTCGCTTCCAGAGGGTGTCCGAGGGGACCCCGGAGCACTGGCGGGCTGTATCAGCGGTGCCGAGTCGCCGGAGACGATCACGACCCTGCTCGAAGCGGCTGGATTCGTCGATATCAGCGTCGAACTCGATCCCGACAGTCGCGAGGTCATCGACGAGTGGCACGACGAGTACGATCTCGGCGGATCGCTGCTCTCGGCACGGATCGAGGCCGAGAAACCGGCCGAGTGA
- a CDS encoding metallophosphoesterase family protein, translating to MTASGPVLAHLDRPRGPEARVGVVADPHLSTRAEGTSKLFEHTVDHFAAAVEDMRRRDVDAVLSPGDLTKDGEPWNYGAVDDVLADLDVPFLAVPGNHDVPKASDEHETPPLERFARKYGPGELPFHAEVAGLDVFGVNSAGTAERLTESHDGHVEQSQRDWLAEALGDATDPVVLVHHNFPPVSEQLAAHQEIEPEMAVPPTMREPEPLAETLAAGDTALALTGHYHLPTADRYRGVREIAAPTTCSFPQSYLLLEVSPEGTTVRFVPVADETGLEMAHARRSADSTTARGLTAIAAARVASFPLIDDRQTPR from the coding sequence ATGACGGCGTCGGGTCCCGTCCTCGCACACCTCGACCGGCCCCGGGGACCCGAAGCGCGTGTCGGCGTCGTCGCCGATCCGCACCTCTCGACCCGAGCGGAGGGGACCTCGAAGCTGTTCGAGCACACCGTCGATCACTTCGCGGCAGCGGTCGAGGACATGCGCCGGCGCGACGTCGACGCGGTCCTGTCGCCGGGCGATCTGACGAAGGACGGCGAACCCTGGAACTACGGGGCCGTCGACGACGTACTCGCGGACCTCGACGTGCCGTTTCTTGCCGTGCCCGGCAACCACGACGTGCCGAAGGCGAGCGACGAACACGAGACGCCCCCACTCGAGCGGTTCGCACGAAAGTACGGTCCGGGCGAGCTGCCCTTCCACGCCGAGGTCGCCGGGCTCGACGTCTTCGGCGTGAACAGCGCCGGTACCGCCGAGCGCCTCACCGAGAGTCACGACGGCCACGTCGAGCAGTCCCAGCGCGACTGGCTGGCCGAAGCGCTCGGGGACGCTACTGACCCCGTCGTGCTGGTGCATCACAACTTCCCACCGGTCTCGGAGCAACTGGCGGCCCACCAGGAGATCGAACCGGAGATGGCTGTCCCGCCGACGATGCGCGAACCGGAGCCGCTGGCCGAGACACTCGCGGCGGGTGACACGGCCCTGGCCCTGACCGGCCACTACCACCTGCCGACGGCCGATCGCTACCGTGGCGTCCGGGAGATCGCCGCGCCGACGACGTGCTCGTTCCCGCAGTCGTATCTCCTGCTCGAGGTCTCGCCCGAGGGAACGACCGTCCGGTTCGTCCCGGTCGCCGACGAGACGGGCCTCGAGATGGCCCACGCCCGCCGGAGCGCGGACTCGACGACCGCCCGCGGCCTCACTGCGATCGCCGCCGCTCGCGTCGCTTCGTTCCCCCTGATCGACGACCGCCAGACTCCGCGCTGA
- a CDS encoding ArsR/SmtB family transcription factor, whose product MDGNVDVATEEADCCVPVGAVDTGALAADVELLSAMGDDTRYELLRRIDGADGEVCVCDLESAVGVSQSAVSQALSRLYTAGLVTRRKDGNWRYYGLTDEAEQLLATLDGIRGDRR is encoded by the coding sequence ATGGATGGCAACGTAGATGTGGCGACCGAGGAAGCCGACTGCTGTGTGCCGGTCGGGGCGGTCGACACCGGCGCGCTGGCGGCGGACGTCGAGTTGCTGTCGGCGATGGGTGATGACACGCGCTACGAGTTGCTCCGGCGAATCGACGGTGCGGACGGCGAGGTCTGCGTCTGTGACCTCGAATCGGCCGTCGGCGTCAGCCAGAGTGCCGTGAGTCAGGCCCTCTCGCGATTGTACACTGCGGGGCTGGTGACACGGCGGAAAGACGGCAACTGGCGATACTACGGGCTGACCGACGAGGCCGAGCAGTTGCTCGCGACGCTGGACGGGATTCGGGGGGATCGCCGATGA